The window GACGTCGATTCTCACGGTGCCGAGCGACGGTTCGGTGGCCCCCGAAGCTCGGGTCGAGGTCAGTGACATGTCGGGGGCCGTACTCGCACCCGGCATCGTTCATCTGACGTACTTCACCGACCACAGCGGGCGCCGAGCGTGGCGGAGCTCCGTGTGGCGTCTGACGGAAGTCGGCTGGCGCATGTACTTCCACCAGGGCACTTTGACGGGCTGAACGATCAGTGGCCGCTCGTGCCGGCCCCCTCGGGGGCCAGGCAGTCAGCCGGATACCGAATGCGCGGCCGGACCTCAATCGCCATCGTCAGGGATGAGGTTCGCCATCCCGGGGTAGGCCTGCGACGCCACGACCCACCGTTGGACGGGCAGGCTGCTCGGCGACGTCCCGACCTGGCATGAAGATGAGCGTGACCAGCGCCAGTCCCACCACTGCGCCGACGAGTTGCACGCCGATGAAGCCCGCGACAGAGCCCGGCGCGATGCCGGCGAAGGTGTCGGTGAAGGCGCGGCCGATCGTCACCGCCGGGTTGGCGAAGGATGTCGAGGACGTGAACCAGTAGGCGGCGCCGATGTACGCGGCGACGGCCGCGGGGGCAAAGCGCAGGCGGTCGGTGCGGGCCAGGCCGAAGATCAGCAGGATCAGTCCCGCGGTGGCGACGACTTCGCCCAGCAGCAGGTGCCCGGCCGAGCGGTCGTGCGTGGACCACTTCATCAGCGGCTCGCCGAACATCGCGTCGGCCAGCACGGCACCCGCGATCGCGCCGATGATCTGCGCGGGGACGTACACGGCCGCCTCCCGCAGGGTGACTCCGGCACCGCCGCGCCGGGCGGTCCACCACTCGGCCAG is drawn from Streptomyces sp. NBC_01717 and contains these coding sequences:
- a CDS encoding nuclear transport factor 2 family protein, translating into MTDESERAVQAAIEAEMRLLDPAVRASPSLVSQLLDPEFLEIGASGRRWDVTSILTVPSDGSVAPEARVEVSDMSGAVLAPGIVHLTYFTDHSGRRAWRSSVWRLTEVGWRMYFHQGTLTG
- a CDS encoding aquaporin, with the translated sequence MTATHESAAGSPIAAEPQPAPGATPPRTPLVAKAAAELFGTAALVAVVVGSGIQATELTHDVGLQLLANSLATVFGLGVLITLLGPVSGAHFNPAVTLAEWWTARRGGAGVTLREAAVYVPAQIIGAIAGAVLADAMFGEPLMKWSTHDRSAGHLLLGEVVATAGLILLIFGLARTDRLRFAPAAVAAYIGAAYWFTSSTSFANPAVTIGRAFTDTFAGIAPGSVAGFIGVQLVGAVVGLALVTLIFMPGRDVAEQPARPTVGRGVAGLPRDGEPHP